The following coding sequences lie in one Stigmatopora nigra isolate UIUO_SnigA chromosome 4, RoL_Snig_1.1, whole genome shotgun sequence genomic window:
- the ankrd31 gene encoding ankyrin repeat domain-containing protein 31, translating into MAPYGHLAGKAIKRMNRRNRFGETLLHGAVLKADIQLLKDTLKLGANVNRTDNTGRTALHEAAVRNQYEACCCLINAGASVNIESRNKATPLHEAIKFGNKRIVELLQKHKQQQSKAKEEQTTFGINVGPSCQVQEDVQNKESASSKQNQTEVPRGNPKTLTSGIYMHKYIPQASYFQPITA; encoded by the exons atggccccatatggcCATTTAGCCG GCAAAGCAATCAAACGTATGAATCGTAGAAATCGCTTTGGCGAGACTTTGCTCCATGGAGCTGTATTGAAGGCCGATATTCAGCTTTTGAAAGACACACTGAAGCTTGGAGCAAATGTCAATAGAACTGACAATACAG GACGAACAGCCCTACACGAAGCCGCTGTCCGGAATCAGTATGAggcttgttgttgtttgattAATGCTGGAGCTTCGGTCAACATTGAATCACGAAACAAAGCTACACCGTTGCATGAAGCAATCAAATTTGGCAATAAAAGG ATAGTTGAGTTGCTTCAAAAACATAAACAGCAACAGTCCAAAGCCAAAGAGGAACAAACTACATTTGGAATCAACGTAGGACCTTCTTGTCAAGTACAG GAAGATGTTCAGAATAAAGAATCTGCTTCATCCAAACAAAACCAAACTGAAGTGCCCAGAGGAAATCCGAAGACCTTGACGAGTGGTATTTATATGCACAAGTATATTCCA CAAGCCAGCTACTTTCAACCAATAACAGCCTGA
- the hmgcra gene encoding 3-hydroxy-3-methylglutaryl-CoA reductase a, protein MLTHLFRLHGHVVASHPWEVIVSTVTLTVCMMSMNMFTGNDQICGWNFDCPKTDEQILSSDIIILTITRCIAIIYIYFQFQSLRQLGSKYILGIAGLFTIFSSFVFSTVVIHFLDKELTGLNEALPFFLLLIDLSKACALAKFALSSSSQEEVRENIARGMAVLGPAFTLDALVECLVIGVGTMSGVRQLEIMCCFGCMSILANYFVFMTFFPACVSLVLEVSRESQEGHPIWQLSHFSRVLEEEQDNKPNPVTQRVKMIMSLGLVMVHAHSRWIAEPLLFNGTGGIPLSGMDESHLSPRRIEPEIPLWHFYLTRMITMDVEQVICLALALLLTIKYIFFEQEETESSLSIKNPITMSSQSVAPRQATETCYRKDPALLQCPPTSSNLPSTTTTPNKEDIDEVIRPLLASVNDSGSTNISNLGEEEEKKSEITEAQLPPPLSPRSLDECTTILNNPEKGARFLNDDEVIMLVNSKHIPSYKLEAVMETPERGVAIRRQMISAKLPSPTALSTLPFTDYDYSKVMGTCCENVIGYMPVPVGVAGPLHLDGKHFQVPMATTEGCLVASTNRGCRAIALGGGARSCILADSMTRGPVVRLPSACQAAEVKAWLESTDGFQEIKETFDSTSRFARLQKLLVGLAGRNLYIRFHSKTGDAMGMNMISKGTEQALSKLRQHFPELQVLAVSGNYCTDKKPAAINWIEGRGKSAVSEATIPAKVVKEILKTSTAALVEVNINKNLVGSAMAGSIGGFNAHAANLVAAIYIACGQDPAQSVSSSNCITLMEASGPTGEDLYISCTMPSIELGTVGGGTNLLPQQACLQMLGVQGASETCPGENARQLAKVVCATVLAGELSLMSALAAGHLVKSHMTHNRSKANLQETVGTCTKQAS, encoded by the exons ATGCTGACCCATCTGTTCCGCCTTCACGGCCATGTGGTGGCCTCCCATCCTTGGGAGGTCATTGTGAGCACCGTCACCCTCACCGTTTGCATGATGTCTATGAATATGTTCACCGGAAATGACCAGATCTGTGGCTGGAACTTTGACTGCCCCAAAACAGATGAG CAAATTCTGAGCAGCGACATCATCATCCTGACCATTACAAGATGCATTGCTATTATCTACATTTACTTCCAGTTCCAAAGTTTAAGACAATTGGGatccaaatatattttag GTATTGCAGGCCTATTCACAATTTTTTCCAGCTTTGTATTCAGCACAGTGGTTATTCACTTCCTTGATAAAGAACTAACCGGCCtcaa TGAAGCGCTACCTTTCTTTTTACTTCTGATTGACCTGTCCAAAGCTTGTGCTCTGGCCAAGTTTGCCCTCAGCTCCAGTTCCCAG gagGAAGTCCGTGAGAATATTGCTCGAGGTATGGCAGTACTGGGACCGGCATTTACCTTAGATGCCCTGGTGGAGTGCTTGGTGATCGGAGTGGGAACCATGTCAG GTGTTCGACAGTTGGAAATTATGTGCTGCTTTGGGTGTATGTCTATTTTGGCCAACTATTTTGTCTTCATGACATTCTTCCCTGCATGTGTGTCTCTGGTGCTCGAG GTGTCTCGTGAGAGTCAGGAAGGCCATCCCATTTGGCAACTGAGCCACTTCTCCCGGGTGCTGGAAGAAGAACAGGATAACAAACCAAATCCCGTCACCCAAAGAGTCAAAATGATAATG TCTCTGGGCCTGGTTATGGTTCATGCCCACAGTAGGTGGATCGCTGAGCCCTTGCTGTTCAATGGTACAGGTGGAATTCCACTGAGTGGCATGGACGAATCGCACCTCTCACCAAGAAGAATCGAACCAGAAATACCCCTGTGGCATTTTTACCTCACGAG AATGATCACCATGGATGTTGAGCAGGTGATCTGTCTGGCCTTGGCTCTGCTGTTGACCATTAAATACATCTTTTTCGAGCAAGAAGAGACGGAGTCTTCCCTATCAATAAAGAATCCGATCACAATGTCCAGCCAGTCCGTGGCTCCGCGGCAGGCCACAGAAACATGCTACAGGAAGGATCCTGCTCTTCTCCAATGCCCACCAACCTCTTCCAATTTgccttctactactactacacccaACAAGGAAGATATAG ATGAAGTCATCCGGCCCCTGCTTGCTTCTGTCAATGATTCTGGGTCTACTAACATCTCCAATCTTggtgaagaagaagagaaaaaatctGAAATCACCGAGGCGCAGCTTCCGCCTCCATTATCGCCTCGTAGCCTTGATGAATGTACGACTATTCTCAACAATCCAGAG AAAGGGGCTCGTTTTCTGAATGACGATGAGGTGATCATGTTAGTCAATTCAAAACACATTCCGTCATACAAATTGGAGGCCGTCATGGAAACACCTGAGAGAGGTGTAGCCATACGTCGACAGATGATCTCCGCAAAGCTCCCTTCGCCCACTGCACTCTCGACGTTGCCGTTTACCGATTACGACTATTCCAAG GTTATGGGCACCTGTTGCGAGAACGTAATTGGATATATGCCTGTACCGGTGGGCGTGGCGGGGCCGCTACATCTGGATGGAAAGCACTTCCAAGTTCCCATGGCGACAACAGAGGGATGCCTGGTAGCCAGCACCAATCGGGGATGTCGAGCAATTGCG CTTGGAGGTGGAGCCAGAAGTTGCATCCTGGCTGACAGTATGACCCGAGGACCCGTGGTAAGACTTCCTTCTGCCTGCCAGGCTGCTGAGGTCAAAGCTTGGCTAGAGAGCACAGATGGTTTCCAAGAGATCAAAGAAACCTTTGACAGCACCAGCAG GTTTGCGCGCCTCCAGAAGCTACTGGTTGGTCTGGCTGGGAGAAATCTGTACATTCGTTTTCATTCCAAGACAGGGGATGCAATGGGAATGAATATGATCTCAAAG GGTACTGAGCAGGCTTTGAGCAAGCTTCGGCAACACTTTCCAGAGCTGCAGGTTTTGGCTGTCAGTGGGAACTATTGTACTGATAAGAAACCAGCTGCGATCAACTGGATCGAAGGAAGAGGAAAATCGGCAGTTTCCGAGGCTACCATCCCGGCCAAAGTGGTCAAAGAG ATTTTGAAGACCTCGACGGCAGCTTTGGTGGAGGTGAATATCAACAAAAACCTGGTGGGTTCCGCTATGGCTGGCAGTATTGGTGGATTTAACGCGCATGCAGCCAACCTGGTAGCTGCCATATACATTGCCTGTGGACAG GATCCTGCACAGTCGGTGAGCAGCAGTAACTGCATCACCCTGATGGAGGCATCGGGTCCTACAGGTGAAGACCTTTACATCAGCTGCACCATGCCCTCTATAGAGCTCGGCACTGTAGGAGGAGGAACCAACCTTCTTCCCCAGCAAGCTTGCCTTCAG ATGTTGGGCGTACAGGGGGCCAGTGAGACTTGTCCGGGGGAGAATGCCAGGCAGCTCGCCAAGGTGGTTTGTGCCACTGTGCTGGCTGGGGAACTGTCACTCATGTCCGCGCTGGCTGCTGGCCACCTGGTCAAGAGTCACATGACACATAACAG ATCCAAGGCCAATCTCCAGGAGACTGTGGGAACTTGCACCAAGCAAGCCTCATGA
- the LOC144196043 gene encoding atrial natriuretic peptide receptor 3-like, whose product MSLVSSLRAVLLFLISYKRVATQNTGDEIRVMAFLPQNDSYLFSYARVAPAIRYAQLKMKTSGAPHSDLRFNVHFEKSDCVNEAVFSLVDKSCEKKPDLILGPVCEYEAAPVVRLASHWNIPVISAGALAAGFSDKKSEYSHLTRIAPSYGKMAETFSAIFGHFTWKTAVLIYEDDKEEQNCYFTVEGIYHLMTDLTIKAYALSLQEPLDTDDIIQSMYDTQVVILCMDANKIREIMLAAHRRRLTSGTHMFFNIELFNASSYGNGSWWRGDKFDDEARQAYVYLNTVTLLRTVKPEFENFSMEIKAARESMGLHNCKDCESVNMFVEGFHDALLLYAIALKEAMKSGYNKKNGLEITSRMWNRTFEGIAGQVSIDGNGDRNGDFSLMAMTDVNAGTYEVVANYFGLNRSFELMPALNYHHFTLQGIQITQAENSDSSCGLGMSALTGVIVGSLLGIAMLTAFYFFRKNYRITIERRADSEACASRKHRHLREDSIRSNLSAA is encoded by the exons ATGTCACTCGTGAGTTCGCTCCGTGCTGTGTTGCTCTTTTTAATCTCGTATAAACGAGTGGCGACACAAAACACGGGCGATGAGATACGAGTGATGGcatttttgccccaaaatgACAGCTACCTTTTTTCCTACGCGAGGGTCGCTCCGGCGATCCGTTACGCGCAGCTCAAGATGAAGACAAGCGGAGCCCCTCACTCCGACCTCCGCTTCAACGTCCACTTCGAGAAGTCTGATTGCGTCAACGAGGCCGTCTTTAGTTTGGTGGACAAGTCGTGCGAGAAGAAGCCCGACCTGATTCTGGGTCCGGTGTGCGAGTACGAGGCGGCGCCTGTGGTGAGGCTGGCTTCCCACTGGAATATTCCGGTCATCTCGGCAGGTGCCCTGGCCGCCGGCTTTAGCGACAAGAAGAGCGAATACTCCCACCTCACCCGCATCGCGCCGTCCTACGGGAAAATGGCTGAGACTTTCAGTGCGATCTTCGGCCACTTCACCTGGAAGACAGCGGTGCTCATCTACGAGGACGACAAAGAGGAGCAGAACTGTTACTTCACGGTGGAGGGGATTTACCATCTCATGACGGACCTGACAATTAAAGCCTATGCTTTATCCCTCCAAGAGCCGCTGGACACTGACGACATCATCCAAAGCATGTATGACACTCAAG tgGTGATCTTGTGCATGGACGCCAACAAAATTCGAGAAATTATGCTGGCCGCACACCGACGCCGATTGACCAGTGGAACGCACATGTTCTTTAATATTGAACTCTTCAACGCTTCCTCTTACG GCAACGGTTCGTGGTGGAGAGGAGACAAGTTTGATGATGAAGCGAGGCAAGCCTACGTCTATCTGAACACCGTCACCCTGCTCCGCACGGTCAAACCAGAGTTTGAGAACTTCTCGATGGAAATTAAAGCAGCCAGGGAAAGCATGGGACTGCACAACTGCAAAGACTGCGAAAGT GTCAACATGTTTGTAGAGGGATTCCATGACGCGCTGCTGCTTTATGCCATTGCTTTAAAGGAGGCCATGAAAAGTGGATACAATaagaaaaatggattggaaatcaCGTCACGCATGTGGAACAGAACCTTTGAAG GAATCGCCGGCCAGGTTTCCATCGACGGCAACGGTGACAGAAACGGAGATTTCTCTTTGATGGCAATGACCGACGTTAACGCAGGAACGTATGAG GTTGTGGCCAACTATTTTGGTTTGAACCGGAGCTTTGAGCTGATGCCAGCCTTGAACTATCATCATTTCACTCTGCAAGGAATACAAATAACGCAGGCTGAGAATTCAGATTCATCAT GTGGTCTTGGAATGTCGGCTTTGACTGGAGTCATAGTGGGATCCTTACTGGGAATTGCAATGCTTACAGCATTCTATTTTTTCAG GAAAAATTACCGTATTACCATTGAACGTCGAGCCGACAGCGAGGCGTGTGCCAGCAGGAAGCACCGCCACCTGCGAGAAGACTCCATCAGATCCAATTTATCGGCTGCTTAG
- the LOC144196068 gene encoding activated RNA polymerase II transcriptional coactivator p15-like yields the protein MPKSKEVLSSSSGSDSNSDVETKAKRKKAAPAEKPAKKPKTESGKAGGSSKGDSNTEDNMFQIGRMRYVSVREFKGKVLVDIREYWTNTDGEMKPGKKGIALNPEQWNQLKDHISEIDEAIKRI from the exons ATGCCTAAATCAAAGGAAGTGCTTAGCTCCTCATCTGGGAGTGACTCTAATAGTGATGTGGAAACCaag GCTAAGAGAAAGAAGGCCGCTCCAGCAGAGAAACCAGCTAAGAAACCAAAGACGGAGAGTGGCAAGGCTGGCGGGTCTTCCAAAGGCGACAGTAACACTGAAGACAACATGTTCCAA atcggAAGGATGAGGTATGTCTCTGTCCGGGAGTTCAAAGGTAAAGTTCTGGTCGACATCAGAGAGTACTGGACTAATACAGATGGCGAAATGAAGCCTGGGAAGAAAG GTATCGCTCTGAATCCAGAACAATGGAACCAACTGAAGGACCACATTTCAGAAATTGACGAAGCCATAAAGAGAATATGA
- the LOC144196069 gene encoding ubiquinol-cytochrome-c reductase complex assembly factor 3-like, with the protein MSGMRTILTSTGLVAIVGIGYGMWSIIVPGEERRKEIIKNLPESNPVRMEETRKRNILIMQTLKEAAETDENIARGIGRSTR; encoded by the exons ATGAGTGGCATGCGAACCATCTTGACCTCGACCGGTCTGGTTGCAATTGTTGGGATCGGCTATGGGATGTGGTCGATTATTGTTCCCGGCGAAGAAAGGCGAAAGGAAATAATCAAG aaTTTGCCAGAGTCAAATCCTGTGAGAATGGAAGAGACAAGAAAACGAAATATTCTTATAATGCAGACACTCAAGGAGGCCGCAGAAACCGATGAGAACATTGCCAGAGGGATCGGACGCTCCACTAGATAG